DNA from Bacillus carboniphilus:
CCATGCCACACCTGCCAGTTGTGACGGTCTCCTTCCTCCTCAGAATCATGGTCATTCCCGCCAAATGGAGAGCTTGGCCAGTAGAATCGACTCGGGTCCATCTTTTCTAATATAGAAGGAATGAGGTCATGATAAATGGTCTCTCCCCAGAACGGGTCATCAATTCGACCTGACGAAACTTCAACCTCCCACAGCCAGTCGTTTTCGTTGTTGCCGCACCACAGGGTGATGCAAGAATACGGACGTAGACGCTTTACGGCTTTAACAATCTCATCCTCAACATTCTTCATGAAGTTTTGATTGTAGTCAGGGTATAAGGCACATGCAAACATGAAGTCCTGCCACACCAGGAGCCCTTGTCGGTCACATTCTTGGTAAAAGACATCTTTCTCATAGATGCCCCCACCCCAGACTCGTAGCATATTCATGTGTGATTCCTTAGAAAGCTGGATGAGCTTTTTGTAACGGTCATCATGAGCAGCCCCGATAAAACTATGCACAGGAATCCAGTTTGTTCCCTTGGCAAACAGGCGAACTCCATTTAGTTTGAAGCAGAAAAGTTTATTCCCGTTTTCGTCTTCTTGCTCCAGTTTGATTGTACGAATGCCTAGTTTTTGTGAATAACGGTCTAGCTCTTGCTCCGAATCCGTTATTTTTACTTCCAGGTCGTAGAGGAAAGGTTCGCCTAAGTCATGGGTCCACCAAAGTTTCGGTTCGGGGACTTCAATGGTCAGAATCGACTGGGTATCAGACATGACAGCTTGTTGTGTGAAAGTTTCCCCCTCATCACGGACTTGCACTTCAACCGAAACCTCTTTACCTCTTCCAAATCTCGTACGGTCAAGGTTCACTTCCACATCAATAATCGCTTTCTTCTCTTCAATGGCACTTGTGGTTGCAAAAACAGAATCCAATTTTACAGACTGTTTTTTCTCCACTCGAACGGGTTTCCAGATCCCTGCGGTCAATAGTCTTGGACCCCAATCCCATCCGTAATTCATCTGGGCTTTTCGTGTCCACGCCCGCTCTCTAGCAAAGCCGGACCAAGATATTTGCTGCTTCTCTTTCGTTACTAACCAAACGGGGTCGAATTTTACAGCAATCACGTTTCTTCCCATTTGAATGACTCTTGTAATATCGAAAGTGTGCTCCACTAGCATATTTTCCGTTGAACCAACTTCAAGTCCATTTACATATATGGTCGCGAAGGTATCGAGCCCTTCGAAGGTAAGCTCCACTCTTTCCTCTGAATCTATAGAATCGTGATAGAAAAATTCCGTACGATACCACCATTCTTTTTCCTCAACCCAACGGCATTTCTGATCATTATGACCGAAAAACGGATCCTCAATTAACCCTTTTTCAAGCAAAGTAGAATGGACATCTCCTGGTACCTTTGCAGTCATCCAGAAATGATCAATAAAATCAGGATGAGCAACTTCTAGCGCACGTTTTTCCCCACTATTAAAATATTGCAATTTCCATTGGTCTTGTATAATCATGGTGTTCCTCCTTTGATCAAAGGGCTGTGTTGTAAATGATTCATAAAGAAAGGAATTTAAACAAACGTTTGTTTAAATTCCTTTTTCTTCACGATAGGCTTGGTCTGCGAGGGCTAGAGTTCCTTTTATTCCTGCTTCGTCTCCGAGGCCTGGCGGGATGATCCATTCATCGATTTTTTCCGCAAGGTTCGGATGCTGAACATAGCCATTAAGCTTTTCAGCTACTTTTTGATGAAGAAGTGGGAAGATTTGCTTTTGCTTCATGACGCCTCCGCCCAGAATCATCTTTTTAGGAGATAAAATGAGCGTGTAGTTCATTAAGCTTTGGGCTATGTAATCTGCTGCCATTTCCCATACTTCGAACTTGTCCTCTAACTCATACCCTTTTTTCCCCCATCGCGCTTCAATGGCTGGACCTGAAGCTAGGCCTTCTAAACAATCTCCGTGATAAGGACATACCCCTTCAAAATGATCATTCGGATGTTTTCGAATGAGGATGTGCCCCATTTCAGGATGGGTAAAACCACTCAACCTCTCGCCGTTCACAATAGCGCCGACACCGATTCCGGTTCCAACTGTCATATACAAACAGCTATCCAAACCTTTGGCTGCTCCCCATTTGGATTCTCCAAGAGCAGCTGCATTCACATCTGTATCAAAGCCAGTCGGTACAGGAAAGACTTCCTTCATCTTGCCGACAAAATCAACCCCGCTCCACCCTTTTTTCGGGGTGCTTGTGATGTAACCGTACTGTTTGCTTTGCCGATCAATATCGATAGGACCAAAGGAGCCGATACCCATGGCTTCTATTTTATGTGACTGAAAGAACTCAATAACTTGTGAGAATGTCTCCTCAGGCGTTGTCGTAGGAAAGGTTGCTTTTTCCATAACATTTCCTGTTTCGTCTCCAATGGCACAAACAAATTTCGTTCCACCCGCTTCAATGGCACCGTATTGCACAGAAAAATCCCCCTTTTAAGGATGAGATACGATTAACTTCATTTGACCTTCTACTGAAAAAGTAGAAACCGTAGCTGGGACAATAAAGTGCGTTCCAGATTTAACCTCAAACGTCTTCCCGTCCACAGTAACTTTCCCCTCTCCATCGATAACGCTAGCTAAAAGGTACGGTTGCTCCTGGTCAAAATGAGCTTTACCATTAAGTTCCCACTTATAGACTGTAAAATACTCAGCTTCTACAAAACGAGTGATTTTTGCGTCATCTTTTTCATAGGTATCGTAGTTCAGTTCAGCAGAGGAGTGAGGGACTGTTGTTACATCAATCGCTTTCTCTAGATGAAGCTCGCGTTTATTGCCTTCTGCATCTGTTCGGTCGTAATCATACACACGATAGGTTGTGTCAGAGCTCTGTTGTGTTTCTAGTACAAGCGTTCCTTCGCATAACGCATGGACCGTTCCGCTCGGTACATAGAAAAAGTCTCCTGGTTTCACCGTTACACGACGAAGAAGCTTATCCCACTCACCATTTTCGATAAGGGAAACCAGCTCTTCCTTCGTTTGCGCATGGTGTCCGAAAATAAGCTCAGCATTTTCTTTACAATCAATGATATACCAGCATTCTGTCTTACCAAGCTCGCCGTTTTCATGTTTATTCGCATATTCATCATTCGGATGCACTTGCACAGATAAATCTGCGTTTGCATCCAAAATCTTCGTTAAAAGAGGAAACACATCTCCCCCAACATTCCCAAACCATTCACGATGCTCTTTCCAAGCATCCCCAAGTGGTCTGCCTGCAAGCGGACCATTTGCGATAATACTTTGACCATTCGGGTGAGCACTAATCGCCCAGCACTCACCAGTCTGATCCGACGGAATCTCATACTGAAACCGATCCTTCAGCGCAGTTCCGCCCCAAATTCTCTCCTGAAACACAGGAGTTAAAAAAATAGGTTCCTTCAACTTCATTTCCTCCTAGTGGGACGGAGGGGACAGGAACCTCTGTCCCACCCCTTCCAGCTCAGAGTGGGACACCGAACCTGTCCCCTTGTCCCTTATAGATATGTTAATGAGTCTAGAATTTCTGATAGGCTTAGTTCACAGCAAGCCATGGATGTGTCTGCTGCACCGTAGTACATTTTGACAACGTCACCATGGACAAGTACTCCACATGAGAATACTACGCCTCCAAAGAAGCCTTCTGCTTCATATGGTGCATCTGGTTCTACCAGTGGTGCCTCAGAACGCGCAATAACTTTAGTTGGATCTTCTAAATCTAATAATACAGCCCCCATGCAGTAACGATGATCCTTTGTTGCTCCATGGTATAACTCCAACCAACCTTTTTCTGTCTTAAACGGAACAGCTCCACCACCGATTCGAGCATCATCCCACTTGCCTTCTCTTAAACCGAATAGGAATTTGTGATTCCCCCAGTAGCGGAGATTATCAGATTCAGCAATCCATACTTCAG
Protein-coding regions in this window:
- a CDS encoding ROK family protein yields the protein MQYGAIEAGGTKFVCAIGDETGNVMEKATFPTTTPEETFSQVIEFFQSHKIEAMGIGSFGPIDIDRQSKQYGYITSTPKKGWSGVDFVGKMKEVFPVPTGFDTDVNAAALGESKWGAAKGLDSCLYMTVGTGIGVGAIVNGERLSGFTHPEMGHILIRKHPNDHFEGVCPYHGDCLEGLASGPAIEARWGKKGYELEDKFEVWEMAADYIAQSLMNYTLILSPKKMILGGGVMKQKQIFPLLHQKVAEKLNGYVQHPNLAEKIDEWIIPPGLGDEAGIKGTLALADQAYREEKGI
- the manA gene encoding mannose-6-phosphate isomerase, class I, translated to MKEPIFLTPVFQERIWGGTALKDRFQYEIPSDQTGECWAISAHPNGQSIIANGPLAGRPLGDAWKEHREWFGNVGGDVFPLLTKILDANADLSVQVHPNDEYANKHENGELGKTECWYIIDCKENAELIFGHHAQTKEELVSLIENGEWDKLLRRVTVKPGDFFYVPSGTVHALCEGTLVLETQQSSDTTYRVYDYDRTDAEGNKRELHLEKAIDVTTVPHSSAELNYDTYEKDDAKITRFVEAEYFTVYKWELNGKAHFDQEQPYLLASVIDGEGKVTVDGKTFEVKSGTHFIVPATVSTFSVEGQMKLIVSHP
- a CDS encoding beta-mannosidase codes for the protein MIIQDQWKLQYFNSGEKRALEVAHPDFIDHFWMTAKVPGDVHSTLLEKGLIEDPFFGHNDQKCRWVEEKEWWYRTEFFYHDSIDSEERVELTFEGLDTFATIYVNGLEVGSTENMLVEHTFDITRVIQMGRNVIAVKFDPVWLVTKEKQQISWSGFARERAWTRKAQMNYGWDWGPRLLTAGIWKPVRVEKKQSVKLDSVFATTSAIEEKKAIIDVEVNLDRTRFGRGKEVSVEVQVRDEGETFTQQAVMSDTQSILTIEVPEPKLWWTHDLGEPFLYDLEVKITDSEQELDRYSQKLGIRTIKLEQEDENGNKLFCFKLNGVRLFAKGTNWIPVHSFIGAAHDDRYKKLIQLSKESHMNMLRVWGGGIYEKDVFYQECDRQGLLVWQDFMFACALYPDYNQNFMKNVEDEIVKAVKRLRPYSCITLWCGNNENDWLWEVEVSSGRIDDPFWGETIYHDLIPSILEKMDPSRFYWPSSPFGGNDHDSEEEGDRHNWQVWHGNIEPRKFGDVPGQDYSVEGVSFKNYKKDFTKFSSEFGMHASSNRYTLERNIPEGQFYWKSDEMSYRNKDYHHQKGILLMEGYTGIPQDIEEYMNFSMLTQAEGLKCGIEHYRRNKPNTSGALVWQLNDCWPGTSWSMIDYDLLPKASYYYAQKGFFHPLLATLDHDVGEPLKFWFVNDTLEPVEDEIVIEVQTFTGEVVWKEKVPFTCGANESQFVVEYTEAEVLGGASASEVVVRLSSGSGTFPENIYYLRDHKDLALPEVSLSVELNQAEQTITISTDQHARFVKIDIPSDQLIYSEQFFDLLPGEQKVIHVRHLEGHEVSLNKVRVGCLNGKAILIDE